Proteins from a genomic interval of Scatophagus argus isolate fScaArg1 chromosome 6, fScaArg1.pri, whole genome shotgun sequence:
- the LOC124060776 gene encoding ephrin-A2-like isoform X2: MREVLHLVWIFPLFSMRFFRGEYTVEVAINDYLDIYCPHYEEAESAEHMEHYVLYMVNYDGYTTCDHHRKGFKRWECNRPQSPNGPLKFSEKFQLFTPFSLGFEFRPGHEYYYISSPHPNLAGKPCLKLKIYVKPTNDSVYESPEPFLTDDTTGGCSLALPRLSLLSAALLSLLFVLLLASS, translated from the exons ATGCGTGAAGTCCTGCATCTCGTATGGATCTTCCCGTTGTTCTCTATGAG GTTCTTTCGGGGCGAGTACACAGTGGAGGTGGCCATCAACGACTACCTGGACATCTACTGCCCGCACTACGAGGAGGCGGAGTCGGCGGAGCACATGGAGCACTACGTGTTGTACATGGTGAACTACGACGGCTACACGACCTGCGACCACCACAGGAAGGGCTTCAAACGCTGGGAGTGTAACCGGCCGCAGAGCCCCAACGGACCGCTCAAGTTCTCCGAGAAGTTCCAGCTCTTCACGCCCTTCAGCCTGGGCTTCGAGTTCCGGCCCGGACACGAGTACTACTACATCT CGTCTCCACATCCAAACCTGGCCGGGAAACCTTGTCTGAAACTCAAAATCTACGTCAAACCAACCA ATGACTCGGTGTACGAGTCTCCGGAGCCATTCCTGACGGACGACACCACCGGCGGCTGCAGCCTCGCCCTGCCCCGCCTCTCCCTGCTGTCCGCCGCGTTGCTCAgcctcctcttcgtcctcctcctcgcctCCTCGTAG
- the si:ch211-152f22.4 gene encoding uncharacterized protein si:ch211-152f22.4 isoform X3 → MAPGKEGTLEMLTTKRRVLMMIVSTLQPLETTADPNFLKGVKLLNSALQIPAIPVIRSQLLSIYNEKEQELRSTLASVDDIVLTCELWSPRKQNSYLTVGCHFVDIHGGLKSYMLQTTCLFEDESADNIKTQLLAIMEAWNMKEKVHSVVGAGTPQLKNAETKWMYMPCFANTLHEVFEDLMNNNELLNVLKKCQNIVGFFKNDSEAERELREIQHRMNMEQGELTLYTGDRWLPSLHMLQQLIQQNKALMMVCAQRGKTDLILNENDKEKVMNLISALEPLSKATSMMKKEGFETISAMLPLLKQLMKNLEGERRKNKVAQTLFNKCKKKFGDIDNHPLALNTFLDPRFKNELGDENKKRAMDKIQKELSADPASPTATEPKVLHRYMAYPPNAKNSNPLAWWRLTGRKNFGELSKLALKKLAVVSTAVPLERAFSSAGDWFCNRRSFIEPENLNMILFLKTNCDNWTSSA, encoded by the exons ATGGCGCCAGGAAAAG AGGGAACTTTGGAAATGCTAACAACTAAAAGACGCGTGCTGATGATGATTGTGTCAACTCTGCAGCCTCTGGAAACTACAGCAGATCCAAACTTTCTGAAAGGTGTAAAACTGCTGAATTCTGCTCTTCAGATTCCTGCAATACCTGTGATTCGCTCGCAGCTCCTCAGCATCTACAATGAAAAGGAACAGGAGTTGCGATCGACTTTGGCCTCGGTTGATGACATTGTGTTGACATGTGAGTTGTGGTCTCCAAGGAAGCAAAACTCTTATCTGACAGTAGGATGCCACTTTGTGGACATCCATGGGGGTCTCAAGTCCTACATGCTCCAAACTACCTGCCTGTTTGAAGACGAATCGGCGGACAACATCAAAACTCAGCTCTTAGCTATCATGGAGGCTTGGAACATGAAAGAAAAGGTCCACAGTGTCGTCGGAGCTGGCACGCCACAACTGAAAAACGCCGAAACAAAATGGATGTACATGCCTTGTTTTGCCAACACCTTGCACGAGGTATTTGAGGATCTGATGAATAATAACGAGCTGTTGAATGTTCTCAAAAAGTGTCAGAACATTGTCGGGTTCTTTAAGAACGATTCTGAAGCTGAGAGGGAACTCAGAGAGATTCAACACAGGATGAACATGGAACAAGGTGAGCTGACCCTGTACACTGGGGATCGATGGCTCCCGTCACTGCACATGCTTCAGCAGCTGATTCAGCAGAACAAAGCCCTGATGATGGTGTgtgcacagagaggaaaaacgGATTTAATcctgaatgaaaatgataaagagAAGGTCATGAACCTCATATCTGCTCTGGAACCTCTGAGCAAAGCCACATCCATGATGAAAAAAGAAGGATTCGAGACCATTTCGGCCATGCTGCCGCTACTGAAGCAGCTCATGAAAAATCttgaaggagagagaagaaagaataaAGTCGCCCAGACATTATTtaacaaatgtaaaaagaaatttgGTGACATTGACAACCACCCCCTGGCTCTCAACACATTCCTCGACCCTAGATTCAAAAATGAGCTCGGAGACGAAAACAAAAAACGAGCGATGGATAAAATACAGAAGGAGCTCAGTGCAGACCCAGCGTCCCCTACGGCTACAGAACCTAAAGTCCTACACAGATACATGGCCTACCCACCCAATGCAAAGAATTCAAACCCTTTGGCCTGGTGGAGGCTCACAGGAAGGAAGAACTTTGGTGAATTAAGCAAGCTGGCTCTGAAGAAACTGGCGGTTGTGTCCACTGCTGTGCCCTTAGAGAGAGCTTTCTCCAGTGCAGGTGATTGGTTCTGCAACCGGAGGAGCTTCATTGAGCCAGAAAACCTCAACATGATCCTGTTCCTCAAAACCAACTGTGACAACTGGACCTCAAGTGcttag
- the si:ch211-152f22.4 gene encoding uncharacterized protein si:ch211-152f22.4 isoform X1: MFLVRFLRFIQSTCWEPTANHRAQTARHVSQSGPRSEGTLEMLTTKRRVLMMIVSTLQPLETTADPNFLKGVKLLNSALQIPAIPVIRSQLLSIYNEKEQELRSTLASVDDIVLTCELWSPRKQNSYLTVGCHFVDIHGGLKSYMLQTTCLFEDESADNIKTQLLAIMEAWNMKEKVHSVVGAGTPQLKNAETKWMYMPCFANTLHEVFEDLMNNNELLNVLKKCQNIVGFFKNDSEAERELREIQHRMNMEQGELTLYTGDRWLPSLHMLQQLIQQNKALMMVCAQRGKTDLILNENDKEKVMNLISALEPLSKATSMMKKEGFETISAMLPLLKQLMKNLEGERRKNKVAQTLFNKCKKKFGDIDNHPLALNTFLDPRFKNELGDENKKRAMDKIQKELSADPASPTATEPKVLHRYMAYPPNAKNSNPLAWWRLTGRKNFGELSKLALKKLAVVSTAVPLERAFSSAGDWFCNRRSFIEPENLNMILFLKTNCDNWTSSA, encoded by the exons ATGTTTTTAGTCAGGTTTTTAAGGTTTATTCAGAGTACATGTTGGGAGCctacagccaatcacagagctcaGACAGCACGCCACGTCAGCCAATCAGGGCCCAGATCAG AGGGAACTTTGGAAATGCTAACAACTAAAAGACGCGTGCTGATGATGATTGTGTCAACTCTGCAGCCTCTGGAAACTACAGCAGATCCAAACTTTCTGAAAGGTGTAAAACTGCTGAATTCTGCTCTTCAGATTCCTGCAATACCTGTGATTCGCTCGCAGCTCCTCAGCATCTACAATGAAAAGGAACAGGAGTTGCGATCGACTTTGGCCTCGGTTGATGACATTGTGTTGACATGTGAGTTGTGGTCTCCAAGGAAGCAAAACTCTTATCTGACAGTAGGATGCCACTTTGTGGACATCCATGGGGGTCTCAAGTCCTACATGCTCCAAACTACCTGCCTGTTTGAAGACGAATCGGCGGACAACATCAAAACTCAGCTCTTAGCTATCATGGAGGCTTGGAACATGAAAGAAAAGGTCCACAGTGTCGTCGGAGCTGGCACGCCACAACTGAAAAACGCCGAAACAAAATGGATGTACATGCCTTGTTTTGCCAACACCTTGCACGAGGTATTTGAGGATCTGATGAATAATAACGAGCTGTTGAATGTTCTCAAAAAGTGTCAGAACATTGTCGGGTTCTTTAAGAACGATTCTGAAGCTGAGAGGGAACTCAGAGAGATTCAACACAGGATGAACATGGAACAAGGTGAGCTGACCCTGTACACTGGGGATCGATGGCTCCCGTCACTGCACATGCTTCAGCAGCTGATTCAGCAGAACAAAGCCCTGATGATGGTGTgtgcacagagaggaaaaacgGATTTAATcctgaatgaaaatgataaagagAAGGTCATGAACCTCATATCTGCTCTGGAACCTCTGAGCAAAGCCACATCCATGATGAAAAAAGAAGGATTCGAGACCATTTCGGCCATGCTGCCGCTACTGAAGCAGCTCATGAAAAATCttgaaggagagagaagaaagaataaAGTCGCCCAGACATTATTtaacaaatgtaaaaagaaatttgGTGACATTGACAACCACCCCCTGGCTCTCAACACATTCCTCGACCCTAGATTCAAAAATGAGCTCGGAGACGAAAACAAAAAACGAGCGATGGATAAAATACAGAAGGAGCTCAGTGCAGACCCAGCGTCCCCTACGGCTACAGAACCTAAAGTCCTACACAGATACATGGCCTACCCACCCAATGCAAAGAATTCAAACCCTTTGGCCTGGTGGAGGCTCACAGGAAGGAAGAACTTTGGTGAATTAAGCAAGCTGGCTCTGAAGAAACTGGCGGTTGTGTCCACTGCTGTGCCCTTAGAGAGAGCTTTCTCCAGTGCAGGTGATTGGTTCTGCAACCGGAGGAGCTTCATTGAGCCAGAAAACCTCAACATGATCCTGTTCCTCAAAACCAACTGTGACAACTGGACCTCAAGTGcttag
- the LOC124061018 gene encoding T-cell acute lymphocytic leukemia protein 1 homolog has protein sequence MLHEAARRLSTWNRGPHRCVSMKQRATPDEMNLSAGSRQRTVRRVSTNSRERWRQQNVNGAFAELRRLIPTHPPDRKLSKNEILRLALKYINFLDRLVMDQDHPAGPRARAGSLEQEDGLQGALSPGSSCEGSVDGHSDSLMEEQDCGGPLQNLHLASSYSWPDGLDPEDQQDESNMLMQSLQNSGMAL, from the exons ATGCTGCACGAGGCCGCGCGTCGCCTGAGCACCTGGAACAG agGACCACACCGATGCGTCTCCATGAAACAAAGAGCGACTCCAGACGAGATGAACCTCAGTGCCG gtTCTCGTCAGCGGACGGTCCGTCGGGTCTCCACCAACAGCCGGGAGCGCTGGCGGCAGCAGAACGTAAACGGAGCGTTCGCTGAGCTGCGGCGGCTCATCCCCACACACCCACCCGACCGGAAGCTCAGCAAGAACGAGATCCTGCGCCTCGCCCTCAAGTACATCAACTTTCTGGACCGGCTGGTGATGGACCAGGACCACCCAGCAGGCCCCCGGGCCCGAGCGGGGAGCCTTGAGCAGGAGGACGGGCTGCAGGGGGCGCTGTCTCCCGGCTCCAGCTGTGAGGGCTCAGTGGATGGGCACTCAGACAGCCTGATGGAGGAGCAGGACTGTGGAGGACCTCTGCAGAACCTCCACCTGGCCTCCAGCTACAGCTGGCCAGATGGGCTGGATCCCGAGGACCAGCAGGACGAGTCAAACATGTTAATGCAAAGCTTACAAAACAGCGGTATGGCCCTTTAA
- the fam174c gene encoding protein FAM174C → MTCYRVLSVVFVPICWALVSGSVGGNQTATGGTAAPRAATTNSSGVNSTHSGGKGHGGPSDGFIGDSWMIQRALYVLIAITMIGVLYFVIRAVRLKKPGQRKKYGLLSNYDDSVEMDAVESDEDDTLYEARSLRR, encoded by the exons ATGACTTGTTACAGAGTTCTCTCGGTGGTTTTCGTTCCGATCTGTTGGGCGCTCGTGTCCGGGTCGGTGGGTGGGAACCAAACGGCCACCGGCGGCACCGCGGCGCCCAGAGCCGCGACGACGAACTCCAGCGGGGTGAACTCCACACACAGCGGCGGTAAGGGTCACGGAGGACCGAGTGACGGCTTCATTGGGGACAGCTGGATGATCCAGAGGGCCCTGTACGTCCTGATCGCCATCACCATGATCGGAGTTCTCTACTTCGTCATCCGAGCTGTGCG GCTGAAGAAGCCTGGACAGAGGAAGAAGTACGGCCTGCTGTCAAACTACGACGACTCGGTGGAGATGGATGCGGTGGAGAGCGACGAGGACGACACGCTGTATGAAGCTCGCAGCCTCcgcag ATGA
- the si:ch211-152f22.4 gene encoding uncharacterized protein si:ch211-152f22.4 isoform X2: MAPGKGGQRRVGGQREAPGVSRHSPRRNQIRQGREGTLEMLTTKRRVLMMIVSTLQPLETTADPNFLKGVKLLNSALQIPAIPVIRSQLLSIYNEKEQELRSTLASVDDIVLTCELWSPRKQNSYLTVGCHFVDIHGGLKSYMLQTTCLFEDESADNIKTQLLAIMEAWNMKEKVHSVVGAGTPQLKNAETKWMYMPCFANTLHEVFEDLMNNNELLNVLKKCQNIVGFFKNDSEAERELREIQHRMNMEQGELTLYTGDRWLPSLHMLQQLIQQNKALMMVCAQRGKTDLILNENDKEKVMNLISALEPLSKATSMMKKEGFETISAMLPLLKQLMKNLEGERRKNKVAQTLFNKCKKKFGDIDNHPLALNTFLDPRFKNELGDENKKRAMDKIQKELSADPASPTATEPKVLHRYMAYPPNAKNSNPLAWWRLTGRKNFGELSKLALKKLAVVSTAVPLERAFSSAGDWFCNRRSFIEPENLNMILFLKTNCDNWTSSA; encoded by the exons ATGGCGCCAGGAAAAG GGGGACAAAGACGGGTCGGGGGGCAGAGAGAAGCTCCTGGCGTCAGCCGCCATTCACCGAGACGGAACCAGATCAGGCAGGGGCGAG AGGGAACTTTGGAAATGCTAACAACTAAAAGACGCGTGCTGATGATGATTGTGTCAACTCTGCAGCCTCTGGAAACTACAGCAGATCCAAACTTTCTGAAAGGTGTAAAACTGCTGAATTCTGCTCTTCAGATTCCTGCAATACCTGTGATTCGCTCGCAGCTCCTCAGCATCTACAATGAAAAGGAACAGGAGTTGCGATCGACTTTGGCCTCGGTTGATGACATTGTGTTGACATGTGAGTTGTGGTCTCCAAGGAAGCAAAACTCTTATCTGACAGTAGGATGCCACTTTGTGGACATCCATGGGGGTCTCAAGTCCTACATGCTCCAAACTACCTGCCTGTTTGAAGACGAATCGGCGGACAACATCAAAACTCAGCTCTTAGCTATCATGGAGGCTTGGAACATGAAAGAAAAGGTCCACAGTGTCGTCGGAGCTGGCACGCCACAACTGAAAAACGCCGAAACAAAATGGATGTACATGCCTTGTTTTGCCAACACCTTGCACGAGGTATTTGAGGATCTGATGAATAATAACGAGCTGTTGAATGTTCTCAAAAAGTGTCAGAACATTGTCGGGTTCTTTAAGAACGATTCTGAAGCTGAGAGGGAACTCAGAGAGATTCAACACAGGATGAACATGGAACAAGGTGAGCTGACCCTGTACACTGGGGATCGATGGCTCCCGTCACTGCACATGCTTCAGCAGCTGATTCAGCAGAACAAAGCCCTGATGATGGTGTgtgcacagagaggaaaaacgGATTTAATcctgaatgaaaatgataaagagAAGGTCATGAACCTCATATCTGCTCTGGAACCTCTGAGCAAAGCCACATCCATGATGAAAAAAGAAGGATTCGAGACCATTTCGGCCATGCTGCCGCTACTGAAGCAGCTCATGAAAAATCttgaaggagagagaagaaagaataaAGTCGCCCAGACATTATTtaacaaatgtaaaaagaaatttgGTGACATTGACAACCACCCCCTGGCTCTCAACACATTCCTCGACCCTAGATTCAAAAATGAGCTCGGAGACGAAAACAAAAAACGAGCGATGGATAAAATACAGAAGGAGCTCAGTGCAGACCCAGCGTCCCCTACGGCTACAGAACCTAAAGTCCTACACAGATACATGGCCTACCCACCCAATGCAAAGAATTCAAACCCTTTGGCCTGGTGGAGGCTCACAGGAAGGAAGAACTTTGGTGAATTAAGCAAGCTGGCTCTGAAGAAACTGGCGGTTGTGTCCACTGCTGTGCCCTTAGAGAGAGCTTTCTCCAGTGCAGGTGATTGGTTCTGCAACCGGAGGAGCTTCATTGAGCCAGAAAACCTCAACATGATCCTGTTCCTCAAAACCAACTGTGACAACTGGACCTCAAGTGcttag